One Dioscorea cayenensis subsp. rotundata cultivar TDr96_F1 chromosome 15, TDr96_F1_v2_PseudoChromosome.rev07_lg8_w22 25.fasta, whole genome shotgun sequence genomic region harbors:
- the LOC120277589 gene encoding sugar transport protein 8-like — MTHYLSVVTTLWNLTTILSTQHRRVKTNLQILRLPIRGEHKTRPSHGEGEDECEPRFVVVSVCLFVSRFAWSWGPLGWLIASEIFTLETRTTGYAFAVSSNMLFTFLIAQAFMSLLCQVKPGIFFFFFTAWIIIMALLQYFMLQETKGIPMKEMTHTFWKNHWYWKRFMVEDECELSKMEKAISP; from the coding sequence ATGACGCACTACTTGTCAGTCGTTACAACTCTTTGGAACCTCACCACTATCTTAAGTACGCAGCATCGGAGAGTAAAGACCAACCTGCAGATACTTCGATTACCCATCAGAGGTGAACACAAAACGCGCCCAAGCCATGGAGAAGGCGAGGATGAGTGTGAGCCACGCTTTGTGGTGGTGTCGGTCTGCCTCTTTGTGTCTAGATTTGCATGGTCATGGGGCCCTCTTGGTTGGTTGATAGCAAGTGAAATATTCACACtagaaacaagaacaacagGTTACGCGTTTGCTGTGAGTTCAAACATGCTCTTCACATTCCTCATTGCACAAGCATTTATGTCATTGTTGTGCCAGGTGAAGCCtggtatcttcttcttcttcttcacggCATGGATTATCATCATGGCGTTGTTACAATACTTCATGCTGCAGGAGACCAAAGGCATTCCGATGAAGGAGATGACTCACACATTTTGGAAGAATCATTGGTATTGGAAGAGGTTCATGGTTGAGGATGAATGTGAGCTTTCCAAGATGGAGAAAGCCATTTCACCCTAA